The following proteins are encoded in a genomic region of Oligoflexus sp.:
- a CDS encoding PLP-dependent aminotransferase family protein: protein MNLLSIFVNQDAGPIYRQVASAVQRAIQRGILRAGEQLPSARELADQLQVNRHTVRAAYEELLAEGWIRAEERIGYFVANDFPQDFTGQPGLLRATGPGLIWEKLKQSGAESSRLGRAEEPQVAAFPFNLQSSVPDLRLFPVQELKSCFSRALRQLTSHLDYHGAQGDPLLLSVLSDLVRQQRQLTAHELILTQGSQEAIFIAASLLLKPGCAVAVEEKGYQPAWQCFRHFGAELVPIRLDGEGIVPEDLERRLQEKRIDLLYLTPMHQYPTTVTLTPARRARIMSLLRVHRVPLLEDDYDHDVHFDSFPPLPMAAQDPEQLVIYVSTLSKLIFPGARLGFMAVPAATLPWFIQMKAFTSRVNETLASRAVALWIQDGGFERHLRRLRRIYRERRDHLIERLTAQAFFRDHCAFIAPLGGMNLWLDIGCHPGKIVEKARQQGLLLSGEHLYLTADRRHEARHLRLGYAAHDEREMKKGLGILQKILQEENPDTDVQGRS from the coding sequence ATGAATTTATTATCAATATTCGTCAATCAGGACGCAGGCCCGATTTATCGTCAGGTGGCTTCGGCCGTTCAGCGGGCGATTCAAAGAGGCATTCTGCGCGCGGGTGAACAGCTGCCATCGGCCCGTGAGCTCGCAGATCAGCTTCAGGTGAACCGGCATACCGTTCGAGCGGCTTATGAAGAGCTCCTGGCTGAAGGCTGGATTCGTGCGGAAGAACGCATCGGCTATTTCGTGGCGAATGATTTCCCGCAGGACTTCACAGGCCAGCCAGGTCTTTTGCGAGCCACGGGACCGGGATTGATCTGGGAAAAACTAAAGCAAAGCGGTGCGGAAAGCTCTCGATTGGGGCGGGCCGAGGAACCTCAGGTTGCAGCGTTTCCCTTTAATCTTCAAAGCAGTGTGCCGGACCTGAGACTCTTTCCGGTGCAGGAACTCAAATCATGTTTTTCAAGAGCATTGCGGCAGCTCACCTCGCATCTTGATTATCATGGGGCGCAGGGCGATCCCTTGCTTTTAAGTGTCCTGAGCGATCTGGTCCGCCAGCAGAGGCAGTTGACTGCGCATGAACTGATACTAACCCAAGGATCGCAGGAAGCCATTTTTATAGCCGCAAGTCTTCTCCTCAAGCCCGGTTGCGCGGTGGCCGTCGAGGAAAAAGGCTATCAACCCGCCTGGCAATGTTTCCGACATTTTGGGGCCGAGCTGGTGCCAATTCGTTTGGATGGGGAAGGCATAGTGCCTGAGGATTTGGAACGCCGTCTTCAGGAAAAGCGGATTGATCTGCTTTACCTTACGCCCATGCATCAGTATCCAACGACTGTGACCCTGACACCGGCTCGCCGGGCGCGTATTATGAGTCTACTCCGCGTTCATCGCGTGCCTTTGCTCGAAGATGATTACGATCACGATGTGCACTTTGATTCCTTTCCTCCGCTGCCGATGGCCGCCCAGGATCCGGAGCAGTTGGTGATTTATGTTTCCACCTTATCGAAGTTAATTTTTCCCGGCGCACGGCTTGGGTTTATGGCTGTTCCTGCGGCTACACTGCCCTGGTTTATTCAAATGAAGGCTTTTACATCGCGGGTGAACGAAACGCTGGCGTCGCGAGCTGTAGCCCTTTGGATACAGGATGGTGGATTTGAGCGGCATCTGCGACGCCTCAGACGAATCTATCGCGAGAGGCGGGATCATCTAATAGAGCGTCTCACAGCGCAGGCCTTTTTTCGTGATCACTGTGCGTTTATCGCGCCGCTTGGCGGAATGAACCTTTGGCTGGATATTGGCTGTCATCCTGGAAAAATTGTAGAAAAGGCCAGACAGCAGGGGCTGCTTTTATCAGGCGAGCATCTTTATTTAACGGCCGATCGCCGCCACGAAGCCAGGCATCTCCGCTTGGGGTATGCAGCTCATGATGAACGGGAAATGAAAAAGGGTTTGGGTATTCTGCAGAAGATTTTACAAGAGGAAAACCCTGACACAGATGTCCAGGGCAGGAGTTGA
- a CDS encoding FMN-binding negative transcriptional regulator, whose protein sequence is MQLYPIYQPQSPSMVQQFLRQRPYCLLITSEHTGPPETGFFNPLVEDQNIYLHLHRQDPQLKQLQQNPQATLVFTDFHGYVPSYAKHPEDASFATMFYRFVQIRASARVIEAEHEAAAILDSMMKRYQPEGGYLPIQANLDFYGPSLKMITVLHFTIESLTSKWKLGQNRNPQEQLHAHSFMNTMHV, encoded by the coding sequence ATGCAACTCTATCCCATCTATCAACCCCAGTCGCCATCCATGGTCCAGCAGTTTCTGCGGCAACGCCCTTATTGTCTTCTGATAACATCCGAGCATACGGGTCCCCCTGAAACCGGCTTTTTTAACCCCTTGGTCGAGGACCAGAATATTTACTTACATCTGCATCGGCAGGATCCCCAGCTGAAGCAGCTCCAGCAAAATCCGCAGGCCACTTTGGTCTTCACGGATTTTCATGGCTATGTTCCCTCGTATGCGAAGCACCCCGAGGATGCGAGCTTCGCCACGATGTTCTACCGCTTTGTTCAGATCAGGGCCAGTGCACGGGTTATCGAAGCGGAGCATGAAGCTGCAGCTATCCTGGATTCGATGATGAAACGCTATCAGCCGGAGGGCGGTTATCTTCCGATCCAGGCTAACCTCGATTTCTATGGACCCTCGCTGAAGATGATCACCGTGCTTCATTTCACGATCGAATCGCTGACGAGCAAATGGAAACTGGGCCAGAATCGGAATCCTCAGGAGCAGCTTCACGCTCATAGTTTCATGAACACCATGCATGTCTAG
- a CDS encoding ATP-binding protein, which produces MRVFAVRWTSLAQSFDQMTDNVARLNSEIARKNADLQGVNQNLEKIVAERTVTINTILDNVKFGFLLLGRDLRLREGFSKSCLDLLGDNLRAGLPFRELFHLQDHRNVALYEAFIEQAFEDFLPEEMTLRQIPSRLHISERMLHVQVTTVRSGHEVSSLLFTIADATSLEKVERENTRHKTLVRLLREIEAFRNFLDETKARLNLTRKFVRAGEHSKVRAEMHTIKGNAAAFDLMDIATLIHNIEDLPDIGLDSIDIKEFELFLQENYEILQINFSGDSTDSTLVIEQRQLDDIVLRIGESSSSEEMRSRVNDWVADMRYKQARVLIGALPEYGERLASRLEKSVEIKIEGTDTRMDPEVMRPVMHSLIHLVRNAIDHGLESPDERESIHKPIRGSIVINCRADTDAWHITFADDGRGVNLTKVIQKALKNGHIDESSLGTMSREQRLGLIFLSGMSTSENVTDISGRGVGMHAVQQAVENAGGSLTISSEEGRGTLIALRIPKARAALRKAG; this is translated from the coding sequence TTGCGCGTTTTCGCAGTGCGGTGGACCTCGCTGGCCCAGTCCTTCGATCAGATGACGGATAACGTCGCCCGACTGAACAGCGAGATTGCCCGGAAGAACGCCGATCTTCAGGGTGTGAACCAGAATCTGGAAAAGATTGTGGCCGAGCGCACGGTGACCATCAATACCATACTCGATAACGTGAAGTTTGGTTTCCTCCTCCTGGGTCGCGATCTTCGTCTGCGTGAAGGTTTCAGCAAGAGCTGCCTCGATCTTCTGGGGGATAATCTGCGAGCCGGCCTGCCTTTTCGCGAGCTCTTCCACCTGCAGGACCATCGGAATGTCGCGCTTTATGAAGCCTTCATTGAACAGGCCTTCGAGGACTTCCTGCCGGAAGAGATGACTCTGCGGCAGATTCCCAGTCGCCTCCACATCAGTGAGCGGATGCTTCATGTGCAGGTGACGACCGTCCGCAGTGGGCATGAGGTTTCGAGTCTCCTCTTTACCATCGCTGACGCGACCAGTCTGGAAAAAGTCGAGCGTGAGAACACGCGTCACAAGACTTTGGTCAGGCTTTTACGGGAGATCGAGGCTTTCCGCAATTTCCTGGACGAGACGAAGGCCCGTCTTAACCTGACCAGGAAATTTGTCCGCGCCGGCGAGCACAGCAAAGTCCGGGCCGAGATGCATACCATCAAAGGGAACGCTGCGGCCTTCGACCTTATGGATATAGCCACCCTTATCCATAACATCGAGGATCTGCCGGATATCGGCCTGGATTCCATAGACATCAAGGAATTCGAACTCTTCCTGCAGGAAAACTACGAGATCCTTCAGATCAATTTCTCGGGCGACAGCACGGATAGCACCCTGGTCATCGAGCAAAGGCAGCTCGACGACATCGTTCTGCGCATCGGCGAGAGCAGCAGCAGCGAGGAGATGCGTTCCCGCGTGAACGACTGGGTCGCGGACATGCGCTATAAGCAGGCCCGGGTGCTCATCGGCGCCCTTCCCGAATACGGCGAGCGTCTCGCCTCACGCCTGGAAAAATCCGTCGAGATCAAAATCGAAGGCACCGACACCCGCATGGATCCCGAGGTCATGCGTCCCGTGATGCATTCGCTGATCCACCTCGTCCGCAACGCCATCGACCATGGCCTTGAATCACCAGACGAGCGTGAATCCATCCATAAACCCATCCGCGGCTCGATCGTCATCAACTGCCGCGCGGATACCGACGCCTGGCACATCACATTCGCCGATGACGGCCGCGGCGTCAATCTCACCAAAGTCATTCAAAAAGCCCTAAAAAATGGGCATATCGACGAAAGCAGCCTCGGCACCATGTCCCGGGAGCAAAGGCTCGGCCTCATCTTCCTCAGCGGCATGTCCACCTCGGAGAACGTCACCGATATCTCAGGCCGCGGCGTCGGCATGCACGCCGTCCAGCAGGCCGTGGAAAATGCCGGCGGCAGTCTCACGATTTCCAGCGAGGAAGGTCGGGGTACCTTGATCGCGCTGCGGATACCCAAAGCCCGCGCGGCGCTGCGAAAGGCGGGATGA